The proteins below are encoded in one region of Scatophagus argus isolate fScaArg1 chromosome 24, fScaArg1.pri, whole genome shotgun sequence:
- the LOC124055614 gene encoding major facilitator superfamily domain-containing protein 6-A-like isoform X4: MAADDKVAILTDDEEEQKRKYVLAEPFNTLSVEGQAGVAATPALGSDLPPEQPPASNSSSVDCCERMCLRINRHLLVSKVFYFFYYAAYGSLHPLLAVYYKQLGLSASRSGLLVGIRYFIEFCSAPFWGVVADRFKKGKAVLLFSVFCWLVFNCSINFVKPAEMKCEEKGAAATTTTVAPVMTTLPHGNATELNNSTSRTRSRRSFLDVTGLPELLDTYFSELHRHVRSVEASASPVMRVNTTELLPNTTLSTTTTTSPAPSKAKEYQIIYNKDQVETIFLLILLIIIVGEFFSTPAVTIVDTVTLHYLGKARDRYGLQRMWGSLGWGLAMLLVGIWIDHTHIKVTIDGVGCIVPDFRIHNYQIAFIVFGVLVGVAFIVATQFYFEKGASYRQELPEEVVAEADSPRALPESSSSDQDPICPDTADEFHYSDLLKLLCTVRYGSILFVAWFMGFGYGFVFTFLYWHLEDLKGTTTLFGVCSILSHVSELAAYFTSHKFIELVGHVRVLYIGLACNTARYLYISYLQNAWTVLPMEVLQGVTHASVWAACISYLSAAVPPALRTSAQGILQGLHLGLGRGCGAMVGGVFVSYFGAAETFRGIGMASLVILLIFSFIQCLTGGTEGKEDKILAENIPVPSSPVPIATIDLVQNPSAIGSPAPPRKATVVPVKKTKHQEDQEDVNSPAWLLSGAPWVTIAFAIMQIRERMNMAKDGRPPPDNQPLQMHRHLRPPADAAVRRREQTASVMKFRAQKFPQLPRCMNASVKPTPQNTAGEHLHTEPTAAAASPAWLPGLQRRKDWRDTRVILQRTPQGLFASATAAHTEGKSPKCLIENYAVPTT, from the exons ATGGCAGCTGACGACAAGGTTGCCATCCTGACAGATGACGAGGAGGAGCAAAAGAGGAAGTACGTCCTGGCCGAGCCGTTCAACACCCTGTCGGTGGAAGGTCAAGCAGGTGTCGCTGCGACACCGGCGCTCGGCTCAGATTTACCACCTGAACAGCCGCCAGCCTCGAACTCCAGCTCCGTAGACTGCTGCGAGAGGATGTGCCTTCGCATCAACAGGCACCTCCTGGTCTCCAAAGTCTTCTACTTCTTCTACTACGCCGCCTATGGCTCACTGCACCCTCTGCTGGCCGTGTACTACAAGCAGCTCGGCTTGTCCGCCAGCCGCAGCGGGCTCCTCGTCGGCATCCGCTACTTCATTGAGTTCTGCAGCGCCCCCTTCTGGGGTGTGGTGGCGGACCGCTTCAAGAAGGGTAAAgctgtgttgctgttttctgtcttctgctggTTGGTGTTCAATTGCAGCATCAACTTTGTCAAACCTGCTGAGATGAAGTGTGAGGAAAAAGGTGCTGCTGCGACGACGACGACGGTGGCGCCTGTGATGACGACTCTCCCGCACGGTAACGCCACGGAGTTGAACAACTCCACCAGCCGCACCAGAAGTCGTCGGAGTTTTCTAGATGTCACTGGTCTCCCTGAACTCTTGGACACTTATTTCAGTGAGCTCCACAGACACGTGCGGAGCGTAGAAGCCAGCGCGAGTCCTGTGATGCGGGTTAACACCACTGAGCTGCTGCCAAACACCACTCTGTCCACCACGACCACTACCTCCCCTGCTCCAAGCAAAGCCAAGGAGTACCAGATCATCTACAACAAGGACCAGGTGGAGACCATCTTCCTGCTCATCCTGCTCATCATCATTGTGGGCGAGTTCTTCAGCACTCCTGCCGTCACCATCGTGGACACCGTGACCCTGCACTACCTGGGTAAAGCTCGCGACCGTTATGGCCTGCAGAGGATGTGGGGCTCGCTGGGCTGGGGTCTGGCCATGCTGCTGGTGGGCATCTGGAtcgaccacacacacatcaaggtCACGATCGACGGAGTGGGCTGCATTGTCCCCGACTTCCGCATCCACAACTACCAGATTGCCTTCATTGTGTTTGGTGTGCTGGTGGGTGTGGCGTTCATCGTTGCCACTcagttttactttgaaaaaggTGCCAGCTACAGACAGGAGCTTCCAGAGGAGGTGGTGGCGGAGGCAGACAGCCCGAGAGCATTACCTGAGTCCAGCTCCTCGGATCAGGATCCCATCTGCCCTGACACAGCTGACGAGTTCCACTACAGCGatctgctgaagctgctctgcaCCGTGCGCTACGGCTCCATCCTGTTCGTCGCCTGGTTCATGGGCTTCGGCTACGGCTTCGTCTTCACCTTCCTGTACTGGCACTTAGAGGACCTGAAAGGGACCACCACGCTGTTCGGGGTCTGCTCCATCCTGAGCCACGTCTCAGAGCTTGCCGCCTACTTCACCAGCCACAAATTCATCGAGCTGGTCGGACACGTCAG GGTGCTGTACATCGGCCTGGCCTGCAACACGGCTCGCTACCTGTACATCTCCTACCTACAGAACGCCTGGACCGTCCTGCCCATGGAGGTCCTTCAAG GTGTGACCCACGCCTCGGTTTGGGCAGCCTGTATCTCCTACCTGAGTGCGGCCGTCCCGCCCGCCCTGAGGACGTCGGCGCAGGGCATCCTGCAGGGCCTGCACCTGGGCCTGGGCCGCGGCTGTGGGGCCATGGTGGGAGGAGTGTTCGTCAGCTACTTTG GTGCTGCGGAGACGTTCAGAGGAATCGGCATGGCCTCCCTCgtcatcctcctcatcttctccttcATCCAGTGTCTCACCGGGGGGACTGAGGGAAAAG AGGACAAAATCCTGGCTGAGAACATCCCGGTCCCCTCCAGCCCGGTTCCCATCGCCACCATTGACCTGGTGCAGAATCCGAGCGCCATCGGGAGCCCCGCCCCGCCCCGAAAGGCCACCGTGGTGCCAGTCAAGAAGACCAAACACCAAGAGGATCAGGAGGACGTGAACAGCCCAGCCTGGTTGCTCTCTGGCGCCCCCTGGGTCACCATCGCCTTCGCCATTATGCAGATCAGGGAGAGGATGAACATGGCGAAGGACGGCAGACCGCCCCCAGACAATCAACCACTGCAG ATGCATCGACATCTGCGGCCTCCAGCAGATGCTGCCGTCAGGCGGCGGGAACAGACTGCGTCTGTGATGAA GTTTCGGGCCCAAAAGTTTCCACAGCTCCCTCGGTGCATGAACGCCAGCGTGAAACCCACACCACAGAACACTGCAG GCGAACACCTCCACACCGAGcccacagcagcagccgccTCCCCAGCATGGCTGCCTGGACTTCAAAGGAGGAAAGACTGGCGTGATACCAGAGTCATACTGCAGCGCACTCCACAAG GTTTGTTTGCATCAGCAACGGCTGCacacactgaaggaaaaagTCCCAAATGTTTGATCGAGAACTACGCGGTGCCGACAACATGA
- the LOC124055614 gene encoding major facilitator superfamily domain-containing protein 6-A-like isoform X3 — MAADDKVAILTDDEEEQKRKYVLAEPFNTLSVEGQAGVAATPALGSDLPPEQPPASNSSSVDCCERMCLRINRHLLVSKVFYFFYYAAYGSLHPLLAVYYKQLGLSASRSGLLVGIRYFIEFCSAPFWGVVADRFKKGKAVLLFSVFCWLVFNCSINFVKPAEMKCEEKGAAATTTTVAPVMTTLPHGNATELNNSTSRTRSRRSFLDVTGLPELLDTYFSELHRHVRSVEASASPVMRVNTTELLPNTTLSTTTTTSPAPSKAKEYQIIYNKDQVETIFLLILLIIIVGEFFSTPAVTIVDTVTLHYLGKARDRYGLQRMWGSLGWGLAMLLVGIWIDHTHIKVTIDGVGCIVPDFRIHNYQIAFIVFGVLVGVAFIVATQFYFEKGASYRQELPEEVVAEADSPRALPESSSSDQDPICPDTADEFHYSDLLKLLCTVRYGSILFVAWFMGFGYGFVFTFLYWHLEDLKGTTTLFGVCSILSHVSELAAYFTSHKFIELVGHVRVLYIGLACNTARYLYISYLQNAWTVLPMEVLQGVTHASVWAACISYLSAAVPPALRTSAQGILQGLHLGLGRGCGAMVGGVFVSYFGAAETFRGIGMASLVILLIFSFIQCLTGGTEGKEDKILAENIPVPSSPVPIATIDLVQNPSAIGSPAPPRKATVVPVKKTKHQEDQEDVNSPAWLLSGAPWVTIAFAIMQIRERMNMAKDGRPPPDNQPLQMHRHLRPPADAAVRRREQTASVMKFRAQKFPQLPRCMNASVKPTPQNTAGEHLHTEPTAAAASPAWLPGLQRRKDWRDTRVILQRTPQDQFSVSGDCSVVVVVIRGGGGGGGGRLRL; from the exons ATGGCAGCTGACGACAAGGTTGCCATCCTGACAGATGACGAGGAGGAGCAAAAGAGGAAGTACGTCCTGGCCGAGCCGTTCAACACCCTGTCGGTGGAAGGTCAAGCAGGTGTCGCTGCGACACCGGCGCTCGGCTCAGATTTACCACCTGAACAGCCGCCAGCCTCGAACTCCAGCTCCGTAGACTGCTGCGAGAGGATGTGCCTTCGCATCAACAGGCACCTCCTGGTCTCCAAAGTCTTCTACTTCTTCTACTACGCCGCCTATGGCTCACTGCACCCTCTGCTGGCCGTGTACTACAAGCAGCTCGGCTTGTCCGCCAGCCGCAGCGGGCTCCTCGTCGGCATCCGCTACTTCATTGAGTTCTGCAGCGCCCCCTTCTGGGGTGTGGTGGCGGACCGCTTCAAGAAGGGTAAAgctgtgttgctgttttctgtcttctgctggTTGGTGTTCAATTGCAGCATCAACTTTGTCAAACCTGCTGAGATGAAGTGTGAGGAAAAAGGTGCTGCTGCGACGACGACGACGGTGGCGCCTGTGATGACGACTCTCCCGCACGGTAACGCCACGGAGTTGAACAACTCCACCAGCCGCACCAGAAGTCGTCGGAGTTTTCTAGATGTCACTGGTCTCCCTGAACTCTTGGACACTTATTTCAGTGAGCTCCACAGACACGTGCGGAGCGTAGAAGCCAGCGCGAGTCCTGTGATGCGGGTTAACACCACTGAGCTGCTGCCAAACACCACTCTGTCCACCACGACCACTACCTCCCCTGCTCCAAGCAAAGCCAAGGAGTACCAGATCATCTACAACAAGGACCAGGTGGAGACCATCTTCCTGCTCATCCTGCTCATCATCATTGTGGGCGAGTTCTTCAGCACTCCTGCCGTCACCATCGTGGACACCGTGACCCTGCACTACCTGGGTAAAGCTCGCGACCGTTATGGCCTGCAGAGGATGTGGGGCTCGCTGGGCTGGGGTCTGGCCATGCTGCTGGTGGGCATCTGGAtcgaccacacacacatcaaggtCACGATCGACGGAGTGGGCTGCATTGTCCCCGACTTCCGCATCCACAACTACCAGATTGCCTTCATTGTGTTTGGTGTGCTGGTGGGTGTGGCGTTCATCGTTGCCACTcagttttactttgaaaaaggTGCCAGCTACAGACAGGAGCTTCCAGAGGAGGTGGTGGCGGAGGCAGACAGCCCGAGAGCATTACCTGAGTCCAGCTCCTCGGATCAGGATCCCATCTGCCCTGACACAGCTGACGAGTTCCACTACAGCGatctgctgaagctgctctgcaCCGTGCGCTACGGCTCCATCCTGTTCGTCGCCTGGTTCATGGGCTTCGGCTACGGCTTCGTCTTCACCTTCCTGTACTGGCACTTAGAGGACCTGAAAGGGACCACCACGCTGTTCGGGGTCTGCTCCATCCTGAGCCACGTCTCAGAGCTTGCCGCCTACTTCACCAGCCACAAATTCATCGAGCTGGTCGGACACGTCAG GGTGCTGTACATCGGCCTGGCCTGCAACACGGCTCGCTACCTGTACATCTCCTACCTACAGAACGCCTGGACCGTCCTGCCCATGGAGGTCCTTCAAG GTGTGACCCACGCCTCGGTTTGGGCAGCCTGTATCTCCTACCTGAGTGCGGCCGTCCCGCCCGCCCTGAGGACGTCGGCGCAGGGCATCCTGCAGGGCCTGCACCTGGGCCTGGGCCGCGGCTGTGGGGCCATGGTGGGAGGAGTGTTCGTCAGCTACTTTG GTGCTGCGGAGACGTTCAGAGGAATCGGCATGGCCTCCCTCgtcatcctcctcatcttctccttcATCCAGTGTCTCACCGGGGGGACTGAGGGAAAAG AGGACAAAATCCTGGCTGAGAACATCCCGGTCCCCTCCAGCCCGGTTCCCATCGCCACCATTGACCTGGTGCAGAATCCGAGCGCCATCGGGAGCCCCGCCCCGCCCCGAAAGGCCACCGTGGTGCCAGTCAAGAAGACCAAACACCAAGAGGATCAGGAGGACGTGAACAGCCCAGCCTGGTTGCTCTCTGGCGCCCCCTGGGTCACCATCGCCTTCGCCATTATGCAGATCAGGGAGAGGATGAACATGGCGAAGGACGGCAGACCGCCCCCAGACAATCAACCACTGCAG ATGCATCGACATCTGCGGCCTCCAGCAGATGCTGCCGTCAGGCGGCGGGAACAGACTGCGTCTGTGATGAA GTTTCGGGCCCAAAAGTTTCCACAGCTCCCTCGGTGCATGAACGCCAGCGTGAAACCCACACCACAGAACACTGCAG GCGAACACCTCCACACCGAGcccacagcagcagccgccTCCCCAGCATGGCTGCCTGGACTTCAAAGGAGGAAAGACTGGCGTGATACCAGAGTCATACTGCAGCGCACTCCACAAG ATCAGTTCTCTGTCTCCGGCGATTGTTCCGTCGTCGTCGTCGTtatcagaggaggaggaggaggaggaggaggaagactccggctgtga
- the LOC124055614 gene encoding major facilitator superfamily domain-containing protein 6-A-like isoform X7, with protein MAADDKVAILTDDEEEQKRKYVLAEPFNTLSVEGQAGVAATPALGSDLPPEQPPASNSSSVDCCERMCLRINRHLLVSKVFYFFYYAAYGSLHPLLAVYYKQLGLSASRSGLLVGIRYFIEFCSAPFWGVVADRFKKGKAVLLFSVFCWLVFNCSINFVKPAEMKCEEKGAAATTTTVAPVMTTLPHGNATELNNSTSRTRSRRSFLDVTGLPELLDTYFSELHRHVRSVEASASPVMRVNTTELLPNTTLSTTTTTSPAPSKAKEYQIIYNKDQVETIFLLILLIIIVGEFFSTPAVTIVDTVTLHYLGKARDRYGLQRMWGSLGWGLAMLLVGIWIDHTHIKVTIDGVGCIVPDFRIHNYQIAFIVFGVLVGVAFIVATQFYFEKGASYRQELPEEVVAEADSPRALPESSSSDQDPICPDTADEFHYSDLLKLLCTVRYGSILFVAWFMGFGYGFVFTFLYWHLEDLKGTTTLFGVCSILSHVSELAAYFTSHKFIELVGHVRVLYIGLACNTARYLYISYLQNAWTVLPMEVLQGVTHASVWAACISYLSAAVPPALRTSAQGILQGLHLGLGRGCGAMVGGVFVSYFGAAETFRGIGMASLVILLIFSFIQCLTGGTEGKEDKILAENIPVPSSPVPIATIDLVQNPSAIGSPAPPRKATVVPVKKTKHQEDQEDVNSPAWLLSGAPWVTIAFAIMQIRERMNMAKDGRPPPDNQPLQIRTTGWKDAT; from the exons ATGGCAGCTGACGACAAGGTTGCCATCCTGACAGATGACGAGGAGGAGCAAAAGAGGAAGTACGTCCTGGCCGAGCCGTTCAACACCCTGTCGGTGGAAGGTCAAGCAGGTGTCGCTGCGACACCGGCGCTCGGCTCAGATTTACCACCTGAACAGCCGCCAGCCTCGAACTCCAGCTCCGTAGACTGCTGCGAGAGGATGTGCCTTCGCATCAACAGGCACCTCCTGGTCTCCAAAGTCTTCTACTTCTTCTACTACGCCGCCTATGGCTCACTGCACCCTCTGCTGGCCGTGTACTACAAGCAGCTCGGCTTGTCCGCCAGCCGCAGCGGGCTCCTCGTCGGCATCCGCTACTTCATTGAGTTCTGCAGCGCCCCCTTCTGGGGTGTGGTGGCGGACCGCTTCAAGAAGGGTAAAgctgtgttgctgttttctgtcttctgctggTTGGTGTTCAATTGCAGCATCAACTTTGTCAAACCTGCTGAGATGAAGTGTGAGGAAAAAGGTGCTGCTGCGACGACGACGACGGTGGCGCCTGTGATGACGACTCTCCCGCACGGTAACGCCACGGAGTTGAACAACTCCACCAGCCGCACCAGAAGTCGTCGGAGTTTTCTAGATGTCACTGGTCTCCCTGAACTCTTGGACACTTATTTCAGTGAGCTCCACAGACACGTGCGGAGCGTAGAAGCCAGCGCGAGTCCTGTGATGCGGGTTAACACCACTGAGCTGCTGCCAAACACCACTCTGTCCACCACGACCACTACCTCCCCTGCTCCAAGCAAAGCCAAGGAGTACCAGATCATCTACAACAAGGACCAGGTGGAGACCATCTTCCTGCTCATCCTGCTCATCATCATTGTGGGCGAGTTCTTCAGCACTCCTGCCGTCACCATCGTGGACACCGTGACCCTGCACTACCTGGGTAAAGCTCGCGACCGTTATGGCCTGCAGAGGATGTGGGGCTCGCTGGGCTGGGGTCTGGCCATGCTGCTGGTGGGCATCTGGAtcgaccacacacacatcaaggtCACGATCGACGGAGTGGGCTGCATTGTCCCCGACTTCCGCATCCACAACTACCAGATTGCCTTCATTGTGTTTGGTGTGCTGGTGGGTGTGGCGTTCATCGTTGCCACTcagttttactttgaaaaaggTGCCAGCTACAGACAGGAGCTTCCAGAGGAGGTGGTGGCGGAGGCAGACAGCCCGAGAGCATTACCTGAGTCCAGCTCCTCGGATCAGGATCCCATCTGCCCTGACACAGCTGACGAGTTCCACTACAGCGatctgctgaagctgctctgcaCCGTGCGCTACGGCTCCATCCTGTTCGTCGCCTGGTTCATGGGCTTCGGCTACGGCTTCGTCTTCACCTTCCTGTACTGGCACTTAGAGGACCTGAAAGGGACCACCACGCTGTTCGGGGTCTGCTCCATCCTGAGCCACGTCTCAGAGCTTGCCGCCTACTTCACCAGCCACAAATTCATCGAGCTGGTCGGACACGTCAG GGTGCTGTACATCGGCCTGGCCTGCAACACGGCTCGCTACCTGTACATCTCCTACCTACAGAACGCCTGGACCGTCCTGCCCATGGAGGTCCTTCAAG GTGTGACCCACGCCTCGGTTTGGGCAGCCTGTATCTCCTACCTGAGTGCGGCCGTCCCGCCCGCCCTGAGGACGTCGGCGCAGGGCATCCTGCAGGGCCTGCACCTGGGCCTGGGCCGCGGCTGTGGGGCCATGGTGGGAGGAGTGTTCGTCAGCTACTTTG GTGCTGCGGAGACGTTCAGAGGAATCGGCATGGCCTCCCTCgtcatcctcctcatcttctccttcATCCAGTGTCTCACCGGGGGGACTGAGGGAAAAG AGGACAAAATCCTGGCTGAGAACATCCCGGTCCCCTCCAGCCCGGTTCCCATCGCCACCATTGACCTGGTGCAGAATCCGAGCGCCATCGGGAGCCCCGCCCCGCCCCGAAAGGCCACCGTGGTGCCAGTCAAGAAGACCAAACACCAAGAGGATCAGGAGGACGTGAACAGCCCAGCCTGGTTGCTCTCTGGCGCCCCCTGGGTCACCATCGCCTTCGCCATTATGCAGATCAGGGAGAGGATGAACATGGCGAAGGACGGCAGACCGCCCCCAGACAATCAACCACTGCAG ATTCGCACCACAGGATGGAAGGATGCGACGTGA
- the LOC124055614 gene encoding major facilitator superfamily domain-containing protein 6-A-like isoform X6, producing MAADDKVAILTDDEEEQKRKYVLAEPFNTLSVEGQAGVAATPALGSDLPPEQPPASNSSSVDCCERMCLRINRHLLVSKVFYFFYYAAYGSLHPLLAVYYKQLGLSASRSGLLVGIRYFIEFCSAPFWGVVADRFKKGKAVLLFSVFCWLVFNCSINFVKPAEMKCEEKGAAATTTTVAPVMTTLPHGNATELNNSTSRTRSRRSFLDVTGLPELLDTYFSELHRHVRSVEASASPVMRVNTTELLPNTTLSTTTTTSPAPSKAKEYQIIYNKDQVETIFLLILLIIIVGEFFSTPAVTIVDTVTLHYLGKARDRYGLQRMWGSLGWGLAMLLVGIWIDHTHIKVTIDGVGCIVPDFRIHNYQIAFIVFGVLVGVAFIVATQFYFEKGASYRQELPEEVVAEADSPRALPESSSSDQDPICPDTADEFHYSDLLKLLCTVRYGSILFVAWFMGFGYGFVFTFLYWHLEDLKGTTTLFGVCSILSHVSELAAYFTSHKFIELVGHVRVLYIGLACNTARYLYISYLQNAWTVLPMEVLQGVTHASVWAACISYLSAAVPPALRTSAQGILQGLHLGLGRGCGAMVGGVFVSYFGAAETFRGIGMASLVILLIFSFIQCLTGGTEGKEDKILAENIPVPSSPVPIATIDLVQNPSAIGSPAPPRKATVVPVKKTKHQEDQEDVNSPAWLLSGAPWVTIAFAIMQIRERMNMAKDGRPPPDNQPLQVSGPKVSTAPSVHERQRETHTTEHCRRTPPHRAHSSSRLPSMAAWTSKEERLA from the exons ATGGCAGCTGACGACAAGGTTGCCATCCTGACAGATGACGAGGAGGAGCAAAAGAGGAAGTACGTCCTGGCCGAGCCGTTCAACACCCTGTCGGTGGAAGGTCAAGCAGGTGTCGCTGCGACACCGGCGCTCGGCTCAGATTTACCACCTGAACAGCCGCCAGCCTCGAACTCCAGCTCCGTAGACTGCTGCGAGAGGATGTGCCTTCGCATCAACAGGCACCTCCTGGTCTCCAAAGTCTTCTACTTCTTCTACTACGCCGCCTATGGCTCACTGCACCCTCTGCTGGCCGTGTACTACAAGCAGCTCGGCTTGTCCGCCAGCCGCAGCGGGCTCCTCGTCGGCATCCGCTACTTCATTGAGTTCTGCAGCGCCCCCTTCTGGGGTGTGGTGGCGGACCGCTTCAAGAAGGGTAAAgctgtgttgctgttttctgtcttctgctggTTGGTGTTCAATTGCAGCATCAACTTTGTCAAACCTGCTGAGATGAAGTGTGAGGAAAAAGGTGCTGCTGCGACGACGACGACGGTGGCGCCTGTGATGACGACTCTCCCGCACGGTAACGCCACGGAGTTGAACAACTCCACCAGCCGCACCAGAAGTCGTCGGAGTTTTCTAGATGTCACTGGTCTCCCTGAACTCTTGGACACTTATTTCAGTGAGCTCCACAGACACGTGCGGAGCGTAGAAGCCAGCGCGAGTCCTGTGATGCGGGTTAACACCACTGAGCTGCTGCCAAACACCACTCTGTCCACCACGACCACTACCTCCCCTGCTCCAAGCAAAGCCAAGGAGTACCAGATCATCTACAACAAGGACCAGGTGGAGACCATCTTCCTGCTCATCCTGCTCATCATCATTGTGGGCGAGTTCTTCAGCACTCCTGCCGTCACCATCGTGGACACCGTGACCCTGCACTACCTGGGTAAAGCTCGCGACCGTTATGGCCTGCAGAGGATGTGGGGCTCGCTGGGCTGGGGTCTGGCCATGCTGCTGGTGGGCATCTGGAtcgaccacacacacatcaaggtCACGATCGACGGAGTGGGCTGCATTGTCCCCGACTTCCGCATCCACAACTACCAGATTGCCTTCATTGTGTTTGGTGTGCTGGTGGGTGTGGCGTTCATCGTTGCCACTcagttttactttgaaaaaggTGCCAGCTACAGACAGGAGCTTCCAGAGGAGGTGGTGGCGGAGGCAGACAGCCCGAGAGCATTACCTGAGTCCAGCTCCTCGGATCAGGATCCCATCTGCCCTGACACAGCTGACGAGTTCCACTACAGCGatctgctgaagctgctctgcaCCGTGCGCTACGGCTCCATCCTGTTCGTCGCCTGGTTCATGGGCTTCGGCTACGGCTTCGTCTTCACCTTCCTGTACTGGCACTTAGAGGACCTGAAAGGGACCACCACGCTGTTCGGGGTCTGCTCCATCCTGAGCCACGTCTCAGAGCTTGCCGCCTACTTCACCAGCCACAAATTCATCGAGCTGGTCGGACACGTCAG GGTGCTGTACATCGGCCTGGCCTGCAACACGGCTCGCTACCTGTACATCTCCTACCTACAGAACGCCTGGACCGTCCTGCCCATGGAGGTCCTTCAAG GTGTGACCCACGCCTCGGTTTGGGCAGCCTGTATCTCCTACCTGAGTGCGGCCGTCCCGCCCGCCCTGAGGACGTCGGCGCAGGGCATCCTGCAGGGCCTGCACCTGGGCCTGGGCCGCGGCTGTGGGGCCATGGTGGGAGGAGTGTTCGTCAGCTACTTTG GTGCTGCGGAGACGTTCAGAGGAATCGGCATGGCCTCCCTCgtcatcctcctcatcttctccttcATCCAGTGTCTCACCGGGGGGACTGAGGGAAAAG AGGACAAAATCCTGGCTGAGAACATCCCGGTCCCCTCCAGCCCGGTTCCCATCGCCACCATTGACCTGGTGCAGAATCCGAGCGCCATCGGGAGCCCCGCCCCGCCCCGAAAGGCCACCGTGGTGCCAGTCAAGAAGACCAAACACCAAGAGGATCAGGAGGACGTGAACAGCCCAGCCTGGTTGCTCTCTGGCGCCCCCTGGGTCACCATCGCCTTCGCCATTATGCAGATCAGGGAGAGGATGAACATGGCGAAGGACGGCAGACCGCCCCCAGACAATCAACCACTGCAG GTTTCGGGCCCAAAAGTTTCCACAGCTCCCTCGGTGCATGAACGCCAGCGTGAAACCCACACCACAGAACACTGCAG GCGAACACCTCCACACCGAGcccacagcagcagccgccTCCCCAGCATGGCTGCCTGGACTTCAAAGGAGGAAAGACTGGCGTGA